CTTGCAAATATATGTCGGCACATCTTCGGTTATCAACGCGGTGCTCAAATCGTCAACCAGCGATTTGAACGAAGTGGTGGTTATCGGTTATGGCACCCGTAAACGGCATGACCTTACCGGTGCCATCTCCTCAGTAACATCTGCAGATATACTGAAAGCACAACCTACAACTTTCGATCAGGCCTTACAGGGAAGAGTAGCGGGCGTGGTTGTGCAGCAGGTATCAGGCCAGCCCGGCGGCGATGTGAATGTTCAGATCCGCGGTTTGGGCGGCTTTACAGGCGCTCCTCCTTTATATGTGATTGATGGTGTGCAGATCCCGCCGAACGGACAATCGGCCATTGCGGGTAACGGCACAAACCCATTATCCAGCATCAACCCATCCGATATAGCTTCAATAGATGTATTAAAAGATGCGTCGGCGACAGCTATTTACGGCTCACAGGCCTCTAACGGTGTAATCATCATTACCACCAAAAGGGGTGTCTCCGGTCCGCCGCTTATTAGCTACGACGGCTACCAGGGCTGGCAAAAATTGCCCAAGTACTACGATGTGATGGATTTAAGGCAGTACGCAACCTTCATGAATGAGAAGTCGGCAATTATAGGTTATGATCTGCGGCCGCAATTTGCCAACCCGCAATACCTGGGGCCGGGCACCAACTGGCAGAAAGCGCTGTTTCGCACGGCCCCTATGTTAAACCATAATTTAGCCATCAGCGGCGGTGATGCGAGAACAAAATATTACATATCAGGCACCTATTTTTCACAAACCGGTATTGCATTAGGCTCAGATTTTAAAAGAACATCGGTTAAAGCGAATGTTGATAACAAAACAACCGATTGGTTAAAGGTTGGTATTAACCTGAACATGGCGCATGTGGCCGAAAATGTAACCACCTCCAATACGGGTGTGATTTTACAAGCACTTAATCAAACCCCCGATGTAGCCGTTGTGAACCCGGATGGTACCTGGGGAGGCAACGACCCTAATATTTATGGCGCTGTAGGCACTAACCCTTTCGCCATAGCAACCATAGTGAAAGATTTTAAAAGCCGCTACCAACTATTCAGTAATGCTTATGCGGAAATTCAATTTACCAAAGATTTAACGTTGCGTAACGAAGTAGCTGGTAATTTTGATTTCGCTACCGAAGATTACTTTAACCCAAGCTACGTAATGGGCGCTTATACTAAAAGTAATAACAGCGGCACGGCCTCGAGCGCGCAAAATTTTTACAACTCTATTTCAAATTACCTGACCTACCAGCACACATTTGCAAAAAAATATTTTGTAAACGCTGTTGCAGGTCATGAAGCCCAACTACTTAAAAATAGCGGCATATCGGCCACACGTACCAATTTTGCAAGTAACAACGTACAAACAATAAGCAGCGGCGATGCAACAACCGCAACCAATACCGGCGTTAAGGGTCAGGGCGCTTTAGAAGCATATTTCGGCAGGGCTAACTTTACTTATGATGATCGTTATTTGCTAACCGCAACCGTGCGCCATGACGGATCATCGAAATTTGCTGAAGCCAACCGGTGGAATACAACCTATTCGGGTGCGCTTGCCTGGAAAATAAACCATGAAAGCTTTCTTAAAGGCATAAAAGCGATAAATGACCTTAAACTGAGGCTGGGTTACGGATTGGTGAACAATCAAAACATCGCGGAATATGCTTATGGCTCAACCTTAAGTACGATATCAACCGGTTTGTCGGGTAATTCGCAAATCACTACCACAACCGGAAACCCGAACATCAAATGGGAAACTACAAAATCCTACAATATTGGTTTAGACGCGTCTGTGTTAAATGGCAGGATCAACTTCTCTGGTGATGTTTATTACCGCAAAACCGATAACCTATTGCTCAGTTTAACCCTACCCTACTACTCTGGCACATTCGCGGCAGGCGGCTATTCGCCGGGCGCTGTGCAGGCCCCTTATGTAAATATTGGCGCGGTAAGCAACAGGGGTTTTGAGTTTTCACTTTCTACACAAAACATCAGGTCGAAAAATTTTACATGGAACACTAACATCAACTTTTCGCGGAATATTAACAAGGTACTTGCTCTGGTTGATGGTACCCCGGCTATCTACGGAACTGTTTCTAAAACTGTTGTAGGCAGGTCTATCGGTGAGTTTTATGGTTACCAGGTGTTGGGTATTTATAAAAACGCCGCCGATTTTGCCAATCACACCGCTTTACCGCAAAATGGCAGTGGCCCTATACCTATAACCCCTGGTTCGGGCGGTGTTTGGGTAGGCGATGTGATTTTTAAGGATATCAACGGTGATGGTAAAATTGATGCCAGCGACCAAACCTTCCTGGGTTCGCCCATGCCTAAGTTTCAGTTCGGCATCAATAACAGCTTTAATTATAAAAATTTCGACCTGAATGTTTTTCTGGCCGGCAACTATGGTAACAAAGTTTATAACCAGTTAAAAGTAAACGGCGATAACCCTAATCAAAACTTCGGTTATTTCCCATCGGTTTTCAACTATGCTAAAATAGGATTGATTGATCCGACGGGTTCAACGTCGGATATCAACAATGTGTATATCACAAACCCATCCACAAATATCACCCGCATTAGCCAGGCCAGCGGCAATGATAATCAGCGCTTTTCTGATAAATACATTGAAAATGGATCATTCATTAAATGCAAAAACATCGCTTTAGGCTATAATTTTTCTAACAGCCTTTTAAATAAGCTTAAGTTAAGATCGCTAAGGGTATATGTTAACGTAACCAATGTGTTCACCATTACTAAATATACCGGTTACGATCCTGAGATAGGCTCATGGAACCCTTTGGCAGCAGGTATCGATAACGGTTATTATGCCCAACCGCGGGTATATACGTTCGGCGTTAATTTATCCTTAAACAACTAAAATCAAGATTTATGAAACGTATAAATATAATGTGGCTGGTTATCTGTATTATTATGATATGCAGCTGCAAAAAAGATTACCTGAAACGCCCGCCTTTAACCGGTATAACTACCGACAACTTTTATAAAAGCGGCGCGGATTTAAGATTAGCTACAGCTACCTTATACGCCCAGCCCTGGGCCAGCTGGAACAATTTCCCCTTGCTTGGCATGGGGGATATTATGAGCGGCAACATGTTGCAGCCCTACAATGGCGATCTTGTTCAGCTTACCACATTTTCTATCACACCTCAAAACGGAACGCTTACAGCTGCATGGCAAAGTTTTTACAATGTTATAGCGCATTGCAATGTAAACCTTAAAGCCATCAACACTAAAATGCCGGATAGCGTATCTGTAAAAAGTAAAGCAGGGGCCTTAGGCGAAATCAGGTTTATCCGTGCTACTTCTTATTTATACCTTGCTCAATTTTGGGGTGCGGTACCCATTATTGAGGATAATGATAAACTGATAGCGAATCCGCTTGTACCCCGCCATAAGCTTGAAGATGTGTACAAGTTTATTATAAACGATTTACGATATGCTGTTGCTAATTTACCCAAAACTGATCAGCCGGGCCGCGTCACTACATGGTCGGCCCAGGGTATGCTGGCAAAGGTTTATTTAACCAGGGCCGGTTTAAACCAAAAGGGTTCACGTAATCAATCCGACCTGGACAGCGCCGCCTACTATGCGGGTAATGTTTGCAAAACCAGCGGATTAACACTTTTACCAAGTTACTACAACCTATTCCGGACACAATACAACGACAATACCGAATCGCTGTTTGCGTACCAATGGGCACCAGGCGTAGCTTATGGACAAGGTAACTCCATACAAGCCCAGTTTGCGCCAAGCGGCAGCCTTGTTACCGGCGGCGGAGGCTGGGGCG
The sequence above is a segment of the Mucilaginibacter celer genome. Coding sequences within it:
- a CDS encoding SusC/RagA family TonB-linked outer membrane protein, whose product is MEKDLRKRLKQVVPLFTALVLLSITGFAQTIKITGKITSADNNLPLPGVTIKVKDSSTGTLSALDGTYTINAKKGDVLVFSFISYNTLQIYVGTSSVINAVLKSSTSDLNEVVVIGYGTRKRHDLTGAISSVTSADILKAQPTTFDQALQGRVAGVVVQQVSGQPGGDVNVQIRGLGGFTGAPPLYVIDGVQIPPNGQSAIAGNGTNPLSSINPSDIASIDVLKDASATAIYGSQASNGVIIITTKRGVSGPPLISYDGYQGWQKLPKYYDVMDLRQYATFMNEKSAIIGYDLRPQFANPQYLGPGTNWQKALFRTAPMLNHNLAISGGDARTKYYISGTYFSQTGIALGSDFKRTSVKANVDNKTTDWLKVGINLNMAHVAENVTTSNTGVILQALNQTPDVAVVNPDGTWGGNDPNIYGAVGTNPFAIATIVKDFKSRYQLFSNAYAEIQFTKDLTLRNEVAGNFDFATEDYFNPSYVMGAYTKSNNSGTASSAQNFYNSISNYLTYQHTFAKKYFVNAVAGHEAQLLKNSGISATRTNFASNNVQTISSGDATTATNTGVKGQGALEAYFGRANFTYDDRYLLTATVRHDGSSKFAEANRWNTTYSGALAWKINHESFLKGIKAINDLKLRLGYGLVNNQNIAEYAYGSTLSTISTGLSGNSQITTTTGNPNIKWETTKSYNIGLDASVLNGRINFSGDVYYRKTDNLLLSLTLPYYSGTFAAGGYSPGAVQAPYVNIGAVSNRGFEFSLSTQNIRSKNFTWNTNINFSRNINKVLALVDGTPAIYGTVSKTVVGRSIGEFYGYQVLGIYKNAADFANHTALPQNGSGPIPITPGSGGVWVGDVIFKDINGDGKIDASDQTFLGSPMPKFQFGINNSFNYKNFDLNVFLAGNYGNKVYNQLKVNGDNPNQNFGYFPSVFNYAKIGLIDPTGSTSDINNVYITNPSTNITRISQASGNDNQRFSDKYIENGSFIKCKNIALGYNFSNSLLNKLKLRSLRVYVNVTNVFTITKYTGYDPEIGSWNPLAAGIDNGYYAQPRVYTFGVNLSLNN
- a CDS encoding RagB/SusD family nutrient uptake outer membrane protein, translated to MKRINIMWLVICIIMICSCKKDYLKRPPLTGITTDNFYKSGADLRLATATLYAQPWASWNNFPLLGMGDIMSGNMLQPYNGDLVQLTTFSITPQNGTLTAAWQSFYNVIAHCNVNLKAINTKMPDSVSVKSKAGALGEIRFIRATSYLYLAQFWGAVPIIEDNDKLIANPLVPRHKLEDVYKFIINDLRYAVANLPKTDQPGRVTTWSAQGMLAKVYLTRAGLNQKGSRNQSDLDSAAYYAGNVCKTSGLTLLPSYYNLFRTQYNDNTESLFAYQWAPGVAYGQGNSIQAQFAPSGSLVTGGGGWGGAIGPTIDLANQYTAQDSVRRKATFMLTGDKYPELNAAGGGYTATGVNVKKHVVGTAADNNSPTMDLWSSIEHNAVLRLADVYLIYAEALLGNNASTANGEALQYFNAVRTRAGVDKVTTLTADVIWKERRIELAFEGQYWFDLVRLSYYNPQQAISIINKQITPTKDAVPYIPRSQFSYDPATGIKTASANSLIITPPSINTFTLPIPANEQTADPMLLQEPVPYY